One Chanodichthys erythropterus isolate Z2021 chromosome 10, ASM2448905v1, whole genome shotgun sequence DNA segment encodes these proteins:
- the LOC137029220 gene encoding natural killer cell receptor 2B4-like produces the protein MFCTFIFLCFCHLVDGVKIVSVMEGDSVTLHTNIHDRYKRYIPNIEWFGPEDTCIVRVNWFNETTNNIRYCVDDIFRDRAQIDIQTGSLIIRNIRTTDSGLYRIYARFFSELFNVTVYARLPIPVITRDSSCSSSSSGSSSLFKCVLLCSVFKVSHVTLSWYKGNSLLSSISVSDLISSVSLHLEVEYQDNNTYSCVLNNSFTDQTEHLDITQLCQTYADHVHCYSFSEAVIRLVVSAVVGVGTVAIVVYEIRSRRAEQKWRTSQSVSE, from the exons ATGTTTTGcacatttattttcttgtgTTTCTGTCATCTGGTTG ATGGAGTGAAGATagtgtcagtgatggagggagattctgTCACTCTACACACTAATATTCATGATAGATACAAACGTTATATACCTAATATAGAATGGTTTGGACCTGAAGATACTTGTATAGTCAGAGTCAATTGGTTTAATGAGACGACAAATAATATTAGATATTGTGTTGATGACATATTCAGAGACAGAGCACAGATCGACattcaaactggatctctgatcATCAGGAACATCAGAACCACAGACTCTGGACTTTATCGAATTTACGCTAGATTCTTCAGTGAATTATTCAATGTTACAGTTTACG CTCGCCTTCCCATTCCTGTCATCACCAGAGATTCTTcatgttcttcatcatcatcaggaTCATCATCATTGTTCAAATGTGTTCTGCTGTGCTCAGTGTTCAAAgtgagtcatgtgactctctcctggtacaaaggtaacagtttattgtccagcatcagtgtgtctgacCTCATCAGCAGCGTCTCTCTACACctggaggtggaatatcaggataaCAACACCTATAGTTGTGTGCTGAACAATTCATTCACTGACCAGACTGAACATCTGGACATCACTCAACTCTGTCAGACATATGCAG ACCACGTACACTGTTACAGTTTTTCTGAAGCTGTGATTCGATTGGTTGTCTCTGCTGTGGTGGGCGTGGGTACTGTTGCCATAGTGGTTTATGAAATCAGATCCAGAAGAGCTGAACAGAAGTGGAGAACATCACAGTCAGTCTCTGAATGA
- the mettl21a gene encoding protein N-lysine methyltransferase METTL21A, with product MALVPYDENVLPALSKLHQTSAEFNLANHRIRLSQDWKRLGVAAVVWDAAVVLCMFLEMGNVDLKGKRAIELGAGTGLVGIVAALLGANVTITDREPALEFLTANVRENIPPCQQEAVRVSELTWGENLDLYPPGSFDLILGADIVYLEETFPALLQTLEHLSTEDTVVMLSCRIRYERDERFLMELRQRFSVQEVHYDSQRDIHIYKAVKKKTNTEL from the exons ATGGCTTTGGTGCCCTATGATGAGAATGTACTGCCTGCTCTGTCAAAGCTTCACCAGACTTCAGCTGAATTCAATCTGGCCAATCACAGGATCAGACTCAGCCAGGACTGGAAGCGATTGGGTGTCGCTGCTGTGGTCTGGGACGCA GCTGTGGTACTTTGCATGTTCCTGGAGATGGGAAACGTGGATCTGAAAGGAAAGAGAGCTATTGAGCTTGGAGCTGGCACAGGTTTGGTTGGCATTGTAGCTGCTCTTCTTG GAGCCAATGTGACAATTACAGACCGAGAACCTGCCTTGGAATTTCTGACTGCCAACGTGCGTGAAAACATTCCTCCCTGCCAGCAGGAGGCGGTACGGGTATCTGAACTTACCTGGGGTGAGAATCTAGATCTGTATCCCCCAGGCAGCTTTGATCTGATACTGGGAGCCGACATTGTTTACCTGGAGGAGACGTTTCCCGCCCTCCTGCAGACTCTTGAACACCTGAGCACAGAGGACACAGTGGTGATGTTGTCCTGTCGGATCCGATATGAGCGAGATGAGCGGTTCCTGATGGAGCTACGGCAGAGGTTCTCAGTGCAAGAGGTCCATTATGACTCTCAAAGGGACATTCACATTTACAAAGCTGTGAAGAAGAAGACCAACACCGAACTGTAA